One stretch of Excalfactoria chinensis isolate bCotChi1 chromosome 31, bCotChi1.hap2, whole genome shotgun sequence DNA includes these proteins:
- the LOC140263499 gene encoding claw keratin-like — MSCSSLCAPACGVAAPAPLADSCNEPCVRQCPDSTVVMQPPATVVTFPGPILTSFPQNAVVGSAGVPAIAAGLGGSYGRSAGFGGLGGYGGYYGLGGYGGYGGFGSCGFGGYRRGLRSFGGSCGPC; from the coding sequence ATGTCCTGCTCCAGCCTGTGTGCCCCTGCCTGCGGTGtggccgccccggccccgctggcTGACAGCTGCAACGAGCCCTGCGTGCGCCAGTGCCCCGACTCCACTGTGGTGATGCAACCCCCGGCCACCGTGGTCACCTTCCCCGGGCCCATCCTCACCTCCTTCCCGCAGAACGCTGTCGTTGGCTCAGCAGGAGTCCCCGCCATCGCAGCAGGCCTGGGTGGCAGCTATGGACGCAGTGCCGGCTTTGGAGGCCTGGGAGGCTATGGAGGCTACTATGGCcttgggggctatgggggctatggagGCTTTGGCAGCTGTGGTTTCGGTGGCTATCGCCGAGGCCTGAGGTCCTTCGGGGGCAGCTGCGGGCCCTGctaa
- the LOC140263498 gene encoding claw keratin-like: MSCSSLCAPACGVAAPAPLADSCNEPCVRQCPDSTVVMQPPATVVTFPGPILTSFPQNAVVGSAGVPAIAAGLGGSYGRSAGFGGLGGYGGYYGLGGYGGYGGFGSCGFGGYRRGLRSFGGSCGPC; encoded by the coding sequence ATGTCCTGCTCCAGCCTGTGTGCCCCTGCCTGCGGTGtggccgccccggccccgctggcTGACAGCTGCAACGAGCCCTGCGTGCGCCAGTGCCCCGACTCCACTGTGGTGATGCAACCCCCGGCCACCGTGGTCACCTTCCCCGGGCCCATCCTCACCTCCTTCCCGCAGAACGCTGTCGTTGGCTCAGCAGGAGTCCCCGCCATCGCAGCAGGCCTGGGTGGCAGCTATGGACGCAGTGCCGGCTTTGGAGGCCTGGGAGGCTATGGAGGCTATTATGGCcttgggggctatgggggctatggagGCTTTGGCAGCTGTGGTTTCGGTGGCTATCGCCGAGGCCTGAGGTCCTTCGGGGGCAGCTGCGGGCCATGctaa
- the LOC140263502 gene encoding claw keratin-like, giving the protein MSCSSLCAPACGVAAPAPLADSCNEPCVRQCPDSTVVMQPPATVVTFPGPILTSFPQNAVVGSAGVPAIAAGLGGSYGRSAGFGGLGGYGGYYGLGGYGGYGGFGSCGFGGYRRGYGFYGGNCGPC; this is encoded by the coding sequence ATGTCCTGCTCCAGCCTGTGTGCCCCTGCCTGCGGTGtggccgccccggccccgctggcTGACAGCTGCAACGAGCCCTGCGTGCGCCAGTGCCCCGACTCCACTGTGGTGATGCAACCCCCGGCCACCGTGGTCACCTTCCCCGGGCCCATCCTCACCTCCTTCCCGCAGAACGCTGTCGTTGGCTCAGCAGGAGTCCCCGCCATCGCAGCAGGCCTGGGTGGCAGCTATGGACGCAGTGCCGGCTTTGGAGGCCTGGGAGGCTATGGAGGCTATTATGGCcttgggggctatgggggctatggagGCTTTGGCAGCTGTGGTTTCGGTGGCTATCGCCGAGGCTACGGTTTCTATGGGGGCAACTGCGGGCCCTGctaa
- the LOC140263503 gene encoding claw keratin-like, translated as MSCSSLCAPACGVAAPAPLADSCNEPCVRQCPDSTVVMQPPATVVTFPGPILTSFPQNAVVGSAGVPAIAAGLGGSYGRSAGFGGLGGYGGYYGLGGYGGYGGFGSCGFGGYRRGYGFFGGSCGPC; from the coding sequence ATGTCCTGCTCCAGCCTGTGTGCCCCTGCCTGCGGTGtggccgccccggccccgctggcTGACAGCTGCAACGAGCCCTGCGTGCGCCAGTGCCCCGACTCCACTGTGGTGATGCAACCCCCGGCCACCGTGGTCACCTTCCCCGGGCCCATCCTCACCTCCTTCCCGCAGAACGCTGTCGTTGGCTCAGCAGGAGTCCCCGCCATCGCAGCAGGCCTGGGTGGCAGCTATGGACGCAGTGCCGGCTTTGGAGGCCTGGGAGGCTATGGAGGCTATTATGGCcttgggggctatgggggctatggagGCTTTGGCAGCTGTGGTTTCGGTGGCTATCGCCGAGGCTACGGTTTCTTTGGGGGCAGCTGCGGGCCCTGCTAA
- the LOC140263501 gene encoding feather keratin 4-like yields the protein MTCGVHLHPTAMSCYDLCRPCGPTPLANSCNEPCVRQCQDSRVVIEPSPVVVTLPGPILSSFPQNTAVGSSASAAVGNILSAEGVPISGGFGFSGLGGSRFSNRRCLPY from the exons ATGACTTGTGGG GTccacctccatcccacagcCATGTCCTGCTACGATCTGTGCCGTCCCTGTGGCCCGACCCCTCTGGCCAACAGCTGCAACGAGCCCTGTGTGCGCCAGTGCCAGGACTCCCGCGTGGTGATTGAACCATCTCccgtggtggtgaccctgccgggacccatcctcagctccttcccccagaacACCGCTGTGGGATCTTCAGCATCGGCTGCTGTTGGCAACATCCTGAGTGCTGAAGGAGTGCCCATCTCTGGTGGCTTTGGCTTCTCTGGCCTGGGGGGCAGCCGCTTCTCTAACAGGAGGTGCCTGCCCTACTAA
- the LOC140263445 gene encoding feather keratin 4-like — protein sequence MSCYDLCRPCGPTPLANSCNEPCVRQCQDSRVVIEPSPVVVTLPGPILSSFPQNTAVGSSTSAAVGSILSEEGVPISSGGFGISSLGSRFSSRRCLPY from the coding sequence ATGTCCTGCTACGATCTGTGCCGTCCCTGTGGCCCGACCCCCCTGGCCAACAGCTGCAACGAGCCCTGTGTGCGCCAGTGCCAGGACTCCCGCGTGGTGATTGAACCATCTCccgtggtggtgaccctgccaggacccatcctcagctccttcccccagaacACCGCTGTGGGCTCCAGCACCTccgctgctgttggcagcatcctgaGTGAGGAGGGAGTGCCCATCTCCTCTGGTGGCTTTGGCATCTCCAGCCTGGGCAGCCGCTTCTCTAGCAGGAGATGCCTGCCCTACTAA
- the LOC140263446 gene encoding feather keratin 2-like: MSCYDLCRPCGPTPLANSCNEPCVRQCQDSRVVIQPSPVVVTLPGPILSSFPQNTAVGSSTSAAVGSILSEEGVPISSGGFGISSLGSRFSSRRYLPC, translated from the coding sequence ATGTCCTGCTACGATCTGTGCCGTCCCTGTGGCCCGACCCCCCTGGCCAACAGCTGCAACGAGCCCTGTGTGCGCCAGTGCCAGGACTCCCGCGTGGTGATCCAGCCCTCTCccgtggtggtgaccctgccagGACcaatcctcagctccttcccccagaacACCGCTGTGGGCTCCAGCACCTccgctgctgttggcagcatcctgaGTGAGGAGGGAGTGCCCATCTCCTCTGGTGGCTTTGGCATCTCCAGCCTGGGCAGCCGCTTCTCTAGCAGGAGATACCTGCCCTGCTAA
- the LOC140263447 gene encoding feather keratin 4, translated as MSCYDLCRPCGPTPLANSCNEPCVRQCQDSRVVIQPSPVVVTLPGPILSSFPQNTAVGSSTSAAVGSILSEEGVPISSGGFGISSLGSRFSSRRCLPY; from the coding sequence ATGTCCTGCTACGATCTGTGCCGTCCCTGTGGCCCGACCCCTCTGGCCAACAGCTGCAACGAGCCCTGTGTGCGCCAGTGCCAGGACTCCCGCGTGGTGATCCAGCCCTCTCccgtggtggtgaccctgccaggacccatcctcagctccttcccccagaacACCGCTGTGGGCTCCAGCACCTccgctgctgttggcagcatcctgaGTGAGGAGGGAGTGCCCATCTCCTCTGGTGGCTTTGGCATCTCTAGCCTGGGCAGCCGCTTCTCTAGCAGGAGGTGCCTGCCCTACTAA